The Brassica oleracea var. oleracea cultivar TO1000 chromosome C6, BOL, whole genome shotgun sequence genome includes a region encoding these proteins:
- the LOC106296753 gene encoding F-box protein At1g53790 yields the protein MGPMKNLRQLYLEAQGTQCPNLGIDLPFDLVMEILSRVPAKSIKRFCCVSRLWGYILSLPCFTELFLTKYPCRPPLLLFTFENKESIFFFSAPQPRNPGDDSSLVPARYNVHRKHYPKDYSVRVGSPLGGFICRQDKGKVDTIVVSNPVTGESIFLPEVKSKNINIQMIPFLGYDPINKQFKVLCVKFEDVPNTSDDHQILTLGNNKKHLWRTTLCKPHYPKSNGICIDGILYYSAGFDWGTRVSTIVCFDVRSEKFSFINIDLCMFMTCACTLINYKGKLGALQFTLSNPRCLVSWVLEDAGKCKWSKCVYTIPPLWNNIVGRSDLDIVGVTSGGEVVLATMHLLHPFCIYYYNPKGNTFIRVLIQGLEGFVRARVYTSLDYAENLKHMTEYDKGVNTNIYS from the exons ATGGGCCCCATGAAAAATCTAAGGCAGCTTTACTTGGAAGCTCAAGGAACACAATGTCCGAACTTAGGAATAGATTTGCCATTCGATCTCGTCATGGAGATTTTGTCGAGAGTTCCAGCAAAGAGTATAAAAAGGTTTTGTTGCGTATCGAGATTGTGGGGATACATACTTAGCCTTCCTTGTTTTACCGAGTTGTTCCTGACCAAGTATCCGTGTCGTCCACCCCTACTCTTGTTCACCTTTGAAAATAAGGAGAGTATATTCTTCTTCTCTGCACCTCAGCCTCGGAATCCGGGTGATGATTCATCTCTTGTACCTGCTCGTTATAATGTTCACCGCAAGCATTATCCCAAAGATTATTCAGTTAGAGTTGGTTCTCCTCTTGGGGGATTCATCTGTCGTCAAGATAAGGGAAAAGTAGATACTATAGTTGTTAGTAACCCCGTCACAGGAGAGTCAATATTCTTACCAGAGGTGAAATCCAAGAACATTAATATCCAGATGATACCTTTTTTAGGATATGATCCCATCAACAAACAGTTCAAAGTATTGTGCGTCAAGTTTGAGGATGTCCCAAATACGTCTGATGACCATCAAATTCTGACATTGGGGAATAATAAAAAACATTTATGGAGAACAACCCTATGCAAACCCCATTATCCTAAATCTAATGGAATATGCATTGATGGTATTTTGTATTATTCAGCTGGGTTTGATTGGGGGACAAGGGTTTCCACGATAGTCTGCTTTGATGTCAGGTCCGAGAAGTTTAGCTTTATCAACATAGATCTATGCATGTTTATGACTTGTGCTTGTACTTTGATCAACTACAAGGGTAAATTAGGTGCCCTCCAGTTTACATTATCGAATCCAAGATGTCTTGTGTCTTGGGTTCTTGAGGATGCTGGAAAATGTAAATGGTCCAAATGTGTCTACACTATACCTCCTTTGTGGAACAACATAGTTGGTCGTTCTGACTTGGACATTGTTGGAGTGACATCTGGAGGTGAAGTTGTGTTGGCCACGATGCATCTGCTTCATCCATTTTGCATTTATTACTACAATCCCAAGGGCAACACTTTCATAAGAGTTCTAATCCAAGGTCTGGAAGGGTTTGTACGTGCGAGAGTTTACACTTCTCTAGACTATGCTGAGAATTTGAAACATAT GACTGAGTATGACAAAGGAGTTAACACAAACATTTACTCTTAA
- the LOC106300983 gene encoding 26S protease regulatory subunit 7 homolog A-like, which translates to MSRDIEDEIRDEKNPRPLDEDDIALLKTYGLGPYSAPIKKVEKEIKELAKRINDLCGIKESDTGLAPPSQWDLVSDKQMMQEEQPLQVARCTKIISPNTEDAKYVINVKQIAKFVVGLGDKVSPTDIEEGMRVGVDRNKYQIQIPLPPKIDPSVTMMTVEEKPDVTYNDVGGCKEQIEKMREVVELPMLHPEKFVKLGIDPPKGVLWYGPPGTGKTLLARAFANRTDACFIRVIGRGLVQKYVGEGARMVRELFQMARSKKACIVFFDEVDAIGGARFDDGVGGDNEVQRTMLEIVNQLDGFDARGNIKVLMATNRPDTLDPALLRPGRLDRKVEFGLPDLESRTQIFKIHTRTMNCERDIRFELLARLCPNSTGADIRSVCTEAGMYAIRARRKTVTEKDFLDAVNKVIKGYQKFSATPKYMVYN; encoded by the exons ATGTCGAGAGATATCGAAGATGAAATCAGAGACGAGAAGAACCCTCGCCCACTTGACGAAGATGATATCGCTCTCCTCAAGACTTAT GGGTTAGGGCCTTACTCTGCACCGATAAAGAAAGTAGAGAAAGAAATCAAGGAGCTCGCCAAGAGGATCAACGATCTCTGCGGTATCAAGGAGTCTGATACTGGTTTAGCTCCTCCCAGTCAATGGGATCTCGTTTCTGATAAACAGATGATGCAAGAGGAGCAACCTCTCCAG GTTGCTAGATGCACAAAGATTATTAGTCCAAACACTGAAGACGCCAAGTACGTCATTAATGTCAAACAGATTGCTAAG TTTGTCGTTGGCCTTGGTGATAAAGTGTCTCCCACTGACATTGAAGAAGGCATGCGCGTTGG AGTTGATAGGAATAAGTATCAGATACAGATTCCTCTGCCTCCCAAAATCGATCCTAGTGTCACCATGATGACTGTTGAAGAGAAACCTGATGTTACTTACAATGATGTTGGTGGCTGCAAGGAGCAGATTGAGAAGATGCGAGAG GTCGTTGAACTGCCAATGCTTCACCCGGAGAAGTTTGTGAAGCTTGGAATAGATCCTCCCAAGGGCGTTCTCTGGTACGGTCCTCCTGGTACCGGCAAAACCCTTCTCGCTAGAGCTTTTGCCAACAGAACCGATGCTTGCTTTATCAGGGTTATTGGCAGGGGGCTTGTTCAGAAGTATGTCGGCGAAGGAGCTAGGATGGTTCGTGAACTGTTTCAG ATGGCACGGTCCAAAAAAGCTTGCATTGTGTTCTTTGACGAAGTTGACGCCATTGGTGGTGCTAGATTTGATGACGGCGTAGGAGGTGACAACGAAGTCCAGCGTACTATGCTTGAGATTGTGAATCAGCTTGATGGGTTCGACGCACGTGGTAACATCAAGGTTCTTATGGCAACAAACAG GCCTGACACGCTGGACCCTGCTCTTCTACGTCCTGGACGTCTTGACCGTAAGGTTGAGTTTGGTTTGCCTGATCTGGAGAGCAGAACACAGATCTTCAAGATTCACACAAGAACCATGAACTGCGAGAGAGACATCCGTTTTGAGCTCCTTGCTCGCCTCTGCCCAAACTCAACTG GAGCTGATATCAGGAGTGTGTGCACTGAAGCTGGAATGTATGCAATCAGAGCTAGGAGAAAGACGGTGACTGAGAAAGACTTTCTGGATGCAGTGAACAAAGTCATCAAAGGTTATCAGAAGTTCAGTGCAACCCCCAAGTATATGGTTTACAACTAG
- the LOC106297538 gene encoding 26S protease regulatory subunit 7-like — protein sequence MKKYQIQIPLPPKIDHRVTMMTVEEKPDVTCNDVGGCKEQIEKIRAVVELPMLHPEKFVKLGIDPPKGVLCYGPPGTGKTLLARAVANRTDACFIRVIGSELVQKYVGEGARMVRELFQMARSKKACIVFFDEVDAIGGARFDDGVGGDNEVQRTMLEIVNQLDGFDARGNIKVLMATNRPDTLDPALLRPGRLDRKVEFGLPDLESRTQIFKIHTRTMNCERDIRFELLARLCPNSTGADIRSVCTEAGMYAIRARRKTVTEKDFLDAVNKVIKGYQKFSATPKYMPHYV from the exons ATGAAGAAGTATCAGATACAGATTCCTCTACCTCCAAAAATCGATCATCGTGTGACCATGATGACTGTCGAAGAGAAACCTGATGTAACATGCAATGATGTTGGTGGCTGCAAGGAGCAGATTGAGAAGATAAGAGCG GTCGTTGAACTTCCAATGCTTCACCCGGAGAAGTTTGTGAAGCTTGGAATAGATCCTCCCAAGGGCGTTCTCTGCTACGGTCCTCCTGGTACCGGCAAAACCCTTCTCGCTAGAGCTGTTGCCAACAGAACCGATGCTTGCTTTATCAGGGTTATTGGCAGTGAGCTTGTTCAGAAGTATGTCGGCGAAGGAGCTAGGATGGTTCGTGAACTGTTTCAG ATGGCACGGTCCAAAAAGGCTTGCATTGTGTTCTTTGACGAAGTTGACGCCATTGGCGGTGCTAGATTTGATGACGGCGTAGGAGGTGACAACGAAGTCCAGCGTACTATGCTTGAGATTGTGAATCAGCTTGATGGGTTTGACGCACGTGGTAACATCAAGGTTCTTATGGCAACAAACAG GCCTGACACGCTGGACCCTGCTCTTCTACGTCCTGGACGTCTTGACCGTAAGGTTGAGTTTGGGTTGCCTGATCTGGAGAGCAGAACACAGATCTTCAAGATTCACACAAGAACCATGAACTGCGAGAGAGACATCCGTTTTGAGCTCCTTGCTCGCCTCTGCCCAAACTCAACTG GAGCTGATATCAGGAGTGTGTGCACTGAAGCTGGAATGTATGCAATCAGAGCTAGGAGAAAGACGGTGACTGAGAAAGACTTTCTGGATGCAGTGAACAAAGTCATCAAAGGTTATCAGAAGTTCAGTGCAACCCCCAAGTATATGCCCCATTACGTTTAG
- the LOC106298553 gene encoding uncharacterized protein C23H3.12c, with translation MRARLVVFPIKGRKWCFSRSVDPFASQTPSGVTPTTLRGLWKKLSSESKPINANAELLVDFISDKMNKAWTGLEKAPEGSMKNKIHGLGLKLLARVKPSEIFLKSISKEVTSIQVSYPPSLDPRLVRRRLRHIALSGTILHKKYLIGSVTLLPLTSAFMVLPLPNIPFFWVLFRTYSHWRALQGSEQLLKLLPNQTDDESNNNKKKPQSPTCVFLPSEELCQLLGEASEEGWLSEETIVEICKLFHLNKIDVLKYRNLV, from the exons ATGAGAGCGAGATTGGTGGTGTTCCCGATCAAAGGGAGGAAGTGGTGTTTCAGCAGATCTGTTGATCCTTTCGCTTCTCAGACTCCCTCCGGTGTTACTCCGACCACTCTACGAGGTTTATGGAAGAAGTTATCGTCTGAGTCGAAGCCCATCAATGCCAACGCAGAGCTTCTTGTCGATTTCATCTCTGACAAG ATGAACAAAGCGTGGACGGGTCTTGAGAAAGCGCCTGAAGGGTCAATGAAGAACAAGATTCATGG GTTAGGATTGAAGCTTCTGGCTCGTGTTAAGCCGTCTGAAATATTCTTGAAGTCTATATCTAAGGAGGTCACTTCCATACAAGTCTCTTATCCTCCTAG TTTAGATCCTAGACTTGTACGCAGGAGACTACGCCACATTGCTTTGAG TGGAACAATCCTGCACAAGAAGTACCTGATTGGTTCAGTAACTTTGCTTCCATTGACCAGTGCATTTATG GTATTGCCATTACCAAACATTCCATTCTTCTGGGTCTTATTCCGCACATATTCCCACTGGCGAGCTCTTCAG GGAAGCGAGCAGCTGCTTAAGCTCCTCCCAAACCAAACTGATGATGAAAGCAATAACAACAAGAAGAAGCCTCAATCTCCCACATGT GTTTTTCTGCCATCAGAGGAGCTATGCCAGCTACTTGGTGAAGCTAGCGAGGAAGGATGGCTTAGTGAGGAGACCATAGTAGAGATTTGCAAATTATTTCATCTCAATAAGATTGATGTTCTTAAATATCGCAATCTAGTCTAA
- the LOC106297537 gene encoding uncharacterized protein LOC106297537 — MSSGGRGKLSRAQKGKAAVNATESSPGRVVESSSSPDDFETIHREAMMDTENMGTPQRVLVADSARQLREERENVTLISRDGQGGADVGETSLPDFVPGCCHPGGIFEDLPALAVEQMRPSVVEGQSWENIKEPRLTPSSVKALLRECEGTGVTFLIPTRSQRPWSPPLGFQCVYESYFQDETKLWFPIPRLITSYVRRRDAAISQFFNGAFRTSVALMVTAAEIDVSMSVRTLEELTYTKSMGDGLFSIQMRPNYNKKRSAPDSSASAASQARTESDGAENCETVIEKGSSRDAAAWGVVDTDNSPSIFLNKKKTARSHESSTPAASASAAKIPPAAPRTLGEGGSASEDRRVKFHDRVEFKYVGETPLSFALTDCAELVRQIKGGRKDLPAVKDLIFKDAYVDAARTKILSDGSMNYVVELYDSALKEATSKLKQADKLARAKDVAIDRKTKEFKATIDKVAEDRAQLIERKKAQKAHFLEKFGELKDKFEAAGAKIRGLEEEKKAWLREKAAMEEKMVSTALRHLKEVNRLRDSRGYEVTHERFRVQTAMIAKSNKRFSQIRDLEKRRSEFKTARSLQSQAFGTKKCLEALKESGIDIPQETIDLFATQEKEYEVAAERLAVGGIPEELLCLSPLHLRSPFLNENVWATIDPYGSNAGLIDAGTAAFLQTPSSSQGDHANEGSVEPTGRELGELPLQEGGIVGEVVRLEDTTVASASDPTTLSTSLVVNEDPLVPVLGTSVETETEPVNLLELSDSSTEEEGGEQLEETESGLVGNPQNEEGAVDGTDNLPVLPADVTGEASDRLTAQVVEGGSDRVED, encoded by the exons ATGTCGTCGGGCGGTAGAGGTAAACTTTCTAGGGCCCAGAAAGGGAAAGCCGCGGTGAATGCGACCGAATCGAGTCCTGGACGTGTCGTCGAGTCGAGTTCCTCGCCCGATGATTTTGAGACGATTCATCGTGAAGCCATGATGGATACGGAGAATATGGGCACGCCCCAGCGAGTCCTCGTTGCCGATTCGGCGCGGCAGCTCCGCGAGGAGAGAGAAAATGTAACATTAATTTCGAGAGACGGTCAGGGTGGAGCTGATGTCGGAGAGACTTCCCTCCCCGATTTCGTCCCGGGTTGTTGCCATCCGGGGGGAATCTTCGAGGATCTTCCGGCTTTGGCGGTTGAGCAGATGCGTCCTTCTGTCGTAGAGGGGCAGTCATGGGAGAATATCAAGGAGCCTCGTTTGACTCCTAGTAGCGTGAAAGCTTTATTGAGGGAATGCGAAGGAACCGGAGTGACCTTCTTGATCCCAACTAGATCTCAGAGGCCGTGGTCCCCTCCTTTGGGATTTCAGTGCGTCTATGAGTCATATTTTCAGGATGAGACCAAACTTTGGTTTCCAATTCCTCGACTAATCACATCTTATGTGAGACGTCGTGACGCGGCGATAAGTCAATTTTTTAATGGCGCGTTCCGTACCTCAGTGGCATTGATGGTGACTGCGGCGGAGATCGACGTTTCGATGAGTGTTCGGACACTCGAGGAGTTGACCTATACGAAGTCCATGGGCGATGGTTTATTCTCGATCCAAATGAGGCCCAACTACAATAAGAAGAGATCTGCTCCTGACTCCTCTGCATCGGCTGCTTCTCAAGCGAGGACTGAATCTGATG GCGCCGAGAATTGTGAGACCGTTATCGAGAAAGGTTCTTCTCGCGATGCTGCAGCTTGGGGAGTCGTCGACACGGACAACTCCCCGTCCATCTTTCTGAATAAGAAGAAGACTGCCCGCAGTCATGAGTCGTCTACTCCGGCTGCGTCTGCTTCTGCTGCGAAGATTCCTCCAGCTGCACCTCGGACTCTTGGTGAAGGCGGTTCGGCCTCTGAGGATCGTCGGGTCAAATTTCATGACCGCGTGGAGTTCAAGTACGTCGGCGAGACTCCTCTTTCCTTTGCCCTAACTGACTGTGCTGAGCTTGTTCGACAAATTAAGGGTGGTCGCAAGGACTTGCCCGCTGTCAAGGACCTTATTTTCAAGGACGCATACGTCGATGCGGCGAGGACTAAAATTCTG AGCGACGGGAGCATGAACTACGTCGTCGAGTTATACGACTCAGCCCTTAAGGAAGCCACGTCAAAGTTAAAGCAAGCCGACAAGCTCGCTCGAGCGAAGGATGTAGCCATTGACCGCAAGACGAAGGAATTTAAAGCGACAATTGATAAGGTCGCGGAGGATCGGGCTCAACTGATTGAGAGGAAGAAGGCTCAGAAGGCTCATTTCCTGGAGAAATTCGGGGAGTTGAAGGATAAATTTGAGGCTGCGGGTGCAAAGATACGAGGACTCGAGGAGGAGAAGAAGGCTTGGTTAAGAGAGAAGGCAGCCATGGAGGAGAAGATGGTGTCCACCGCGCTGAGACACTTGAAAGAGGTCAACAGATTGAGGGACTCTCGAGGTTATGAGGTTACTCACGAGCGGTTTCGTGTACAAACGGCCATGATTGCTAAGAGCAATAAGCGTTTCTCCCAAATTCGAGATCTCGAGAAGCGTCGTAGTGAGTTCAAAACAGCCAGATCCTTGCAGAGCCAAGCTTTTGGGACAAAGAAATGTCTCGAGGCGCTTAAGGAGAGCGGGATCGACATTCCGCAAGAGACGATTGACTTGTTCGCCACACAAGAGAAAGAGTACGAGGTTGCGGCTGAACGCCTAGCTGTCGGAGGGATCCCCGAGGAGCTTCTCTGTCTTTCTCCTCTTCATCTTCGATCTCCTTTTCTAAACGAGAATGTGTGGGCGACGATTGACCCATATGGATCGAATGCGGGCCTGATTGATGCTGGGACCGCTGCTTTCCTTCAAACTCCCAGTAGTTCTCAAGGAGATCATGCGAACGAAGGATCTGTAGAACCGACTGGAAGAGAGCTCGGGGAATTGCCTCTTCAAGAAGGTGGGATCGTTGGCGAGGTCGTAAGGCTCGAGGATACGACCGTTGCATCTGCTTCGGATCCGACTACGCTCTCCACCAGCCTCGTTGTGAATGAAGATCCGCTGGTCCCGGTTCTTGGGACTAGTGTCGAGACGGAGACAGAGCCTGTTAATCTACTTGAACTCTCAGACTCTTCGACTGAAGAAGAGGGTGGCGAACAATTGGAGGAGACCGAATCCGGCTTAGTTGGTAACCCGCAAAATGAAGAGGGAGCGGTTGACGGAACTGATAATCTGCCAGTTCTGCCAGCGGACGTGACTGGGGAGGCTTCAGATCGGCTCACTGCTCAGGTCGTCGAGGGGGGCTCCGACCGTGTCGAGGACTAG
- the LOC106300981 gene encoding peptidyl-prolyl cis-trans isomerase CYP59-like, producing MASMGANQNASQFYITLCDNLHSFDGKHTVFGVVVDEGRDTMSQLKESSVNKEHRPYKPIMIIGMEIIDDPFDDPPKLAQLIPVSTDEEGDSVSTGGSTDEEHELRVCLWNQKLKGSGPYSAAIKKVEKEVEDLAKKINYLCDTDTGLAPSSQWDLASDKRMIKEEMLLDAQV from the exons ATGGCCAGTATGGGAGCAAATCAGAATGCATCTCAGTTCTATATCACTCTGTGTGATAATTTGCATTCCTTTGATGGGAAGCACACT GTGTTTGGCGTGGTGGTTGATGAGGGTCGAGACACTATGTCTCAGTTAAAAGAATCTTCCGTTAATAAAGAACACAGGCCTTATAAACCTATTATGATCATTGGCATGGAAATCATTGATGATCCGTTTGATGATCCTCCCAAGCTGGCTCAGTTGATACCTGTTTCAACTGATGAGGAAGGTGATTCTGTTTCAACTGGTGGTTCAACCGATGAGGAACATGAG TTACGAGTTTGCCTTTGGAATCAGAAACTTAAG GGGTCAGGGCCTTACTCTGCAGCTATAAAGAAAGTAGAGAAAGAAGTTGAGGATCTCGCCAAGAAGATCAACTATCTCTGTG ATACCGATACTGGGTTAGCTCCTTCCAGTCAATGGGATCTCGCATCTGATAAGCGGATGATTAAAGAGGAAAT GTTGCTAGATGCACAAGTGTGA